A single genomic interval of Novosphingobium ginsenosidimutans harbors:
- a CDS encoding proton-conducting transporter membrane subunit, producing the protein MLAMIATIGWAVLRYSANYLDGEARQGAFIGWMAATLANVLLFVLAGNLVQLVVAWIATSLCLHRLLLFYPERLQAIRGARKKFIVARISDAALAGAAVLLWQAYGTIDLATIQADARGGLAPVGAQVAAGLLAIAAVLKSVQFPTHGWLTEVVDTPTPVSALLHAGVVNGGGFLLVRFADIMLLTPGVLAVLVMIGGFTALLGGLAMLGQPAVKNSLAWSTIAQMGFMIMQCGLALFPLALLHIVAHSFYKAHAFLSSGTAVDVVAAIRRPGPVAVPSGRNVAAAFALALAIYAAIGRCSAWVTSRRKRSAWARSWSSGGLPPGARPCRQGAAPADPADCALFDPRLAGLLRPAARIRMADRRERFRRPPAPGPLEWTLLALAVASFGLTAVAQALFPALGDAPGRFGPARPPFQRALRQCRCSTG; encoded by the coding sequence ATGCTGGCCATGATCGCGACCATTGGCTGGGCGGTGCTGCGCTATTCGGCGAACTATCTTGACGGCGAAGCGCGCCAGGGCGCGTTCATCGGCTGGATGGCGGCGACGCTGGCCAATGTCCTGCTGTTCGTCCTGGCCGGCAACCTGGTGCAGCTGGTGGTGGCCTGGATCGCCACCAGCTTGTGTCTGCATCGCTTGCTGCTGTTCTATCCCGAACGGCTGCAGGCGATCCGCGGAGCGCGCAAGAAGTTCATCGTCGCCCGGATCAGCGACGCAGCCTTGGCGGGGGCCGCGGTCCTGCTGTGGCAAGCCTATGGCACGATCGATCTGGCGACGATCCAGGCCGATGCGCGCGGCGGCCTGGCGCCGGTTGGCGCACAGGTCGCGGCCGGCTTGCTTGCCATCGCCGCGGTACTCAAATCGGTGCAGTTCCCGACCCACGGCTGGCTGACCGAAGTGGTGGACACGCCCACGCCGGTTTCGGCCCTGCTGCATGCCGGCGTGGTCAACGGCGGCGGTTTCCTGCTGGTGCGGTTTGCGGACATCATGCTGCTTACGCCCGGCGTGCTGGCGGTGCTGGTCATGATTGGCGGCTTCACTGCGCTGCTGGGCGGATTGGCGATGCTGGGCCAACCGGCGGTCAAGAACTCGCTCGCCTGGTCGACCATCGCGCAGATGGGTTTCATGATCATGCAGTGCGGCCTTGCGCTGTTCCCGCTCGCGCTGCTGCACATCGTCGCGCACTCCTTCTACAAGGCCCATGCGTTCCTCTCATCGGGGACGGCGGTGGATGTTGTCGCGGCAATCCGCCGGCCGGGCCCAGTCGCCGTACCAAGCGGACGGAACGTTGCGGCGGCCTTTGCTCTGGCGCTGGCGATCTACGCCGCGATCGGGCGCTGTTCGGCCTGGGTGACAAGCCGCCGCAAGCGATCGGCCTGGGCGCGATCCTGGTCTTCGGGTGGCCTACCTCCTGGCGCAAGGCCTTGCCGACAAGGCGCCGCGCCAGCTGACCCGGCAGACTGCGCTCTATTCGACCCTCGCCTCGCTGGGCTACTTCGGCCTGCAGCGCGGATCCGAATGGCTGACCGCCGGGAACGCTTCCGGCGACCCCCGGCCCCCGGCCCGCTCGAATGGACGCTGCTGGCGCTTGCGGTTGCCAGCTTCGGCCTGACCGCGGTTGCCCAGGCGCTGTTTCCCGCTCTGGGCGACGCACCCGGCCGCTTCGGGCCTGCGCGTCCACCTTTCCAACGGGCTTTACGCCAATGCCGGTGTTCGACCGGCTGA
- a CDS encoding DUF2309 domain-containing protein, producing the protein MTAQFSAAAFEPIAVTTAIREAIDHAVRQVPPAWPLASSVAVNPFLGQTARRLPTPLRGSARLAACR; encoded by the coding sequence ATGACAGCGCAGTTTTCCGCCGCCGCATTCGAGCCCATCGCCGTGACCACTGCAATTCGGGAAGCCATCGACCATGCCGTCCGGCAGGTGCCGCCGGCCTGGCCGCTGGCCTCTTCGGTCGCGGTCAATCCGTTCCTTGGCCAGACGGCGAGACGCTTGCCGACGCCGCTGCGCGGCTCCGCAAGGTTGGCGGCGTGCCGGTGA
- a CDS encoding putative inorganic carbon transporter subunit DabA, which translates to MPVTMPRDWYRERIANGSITEADLAAALAASRHPAKPANLAELQAAIALDRPAPAALANVAELAAKASGTDWPGIVADRMGSWLAGYFRRRSGVVAGDPRPLRMGCLAVQCDP; encoded by the coding sequence GTGCCGGTGACCATGCCGCGCGACTGGTACCGCGAACGGATCGCCAATGGGTCCATCACCGAGGCCGATCTTGCCGCCGCGCTGGCTGCATCACGCCACCCGGCCAAGCCCGCCAACCTTGCTGAATTGCAGGCGGCGATTGCGCTTGATCGGCCCGCACCGGCGGCATTGGCCAACGTTGCCGAGCTTGCAGCCAAGGCCAGCGGCACCGACTGGCCGGGCATTGTGGCCGACCGCATGGGATCATGGCTGGCTGGCTATTTTCGACGAAGGTCAGGCGTTGTGGCCGGTGATCCGCGGCCACTCCGCATGGGCTGCCTGGCGGTCCAATGCGACCCATGA
- a CDS encoding YbcC family protein — protein MIRGHSAWAAWRSNATHDLTPEIMGLHGFARIVAEAPQDPLALIGRAVNTLDLDEAALASYFHQLLLTLGGWAQYARYKLWQAELRGDTDMTLADLLAIRLLWEESLYLQHQTAITHQWAAVRADHGSEALADADDLVDEILQEATERASQRELAESLAMTGSQQRQDQPALQAAFCIDVRSEVYRRALESVDSAIQTIGFAGFFGVATEHRGFASDTAEHRLPVLLNPALQSVSGDERHAAQDQTTRFALRAKRAWGRFKLAAVSSFAFVEATGPLYAVKLLRDALGLHGTKAPNEPMPRLVPDLTPDARISAAETILKAMSLTARFAPIVLIAGHGANVTNNPHASGLNCGACGGYSGEVNARLLAGLLNDRAVRAGLAERGIHIPQGTAFIAALHDTTTDRVTLYDGDLSEAAPAGLNQVRTWLDNASALARAERAARLPHADGQADIARRARDWAEVRPEWGLAGCKAFIAAPRARTHGCALDGRAFLHDYDWRKDATNGFAVLELILTAPVVVASWISLQYYGSTVAPAAFGAGNKLLHNVVGGIGVLEGNGGNMRAGLAWQSVHDGEKLMHEPLRLSVCLEAPVEAVTAVLEKHPQVRALFDNRWLHLFVIADNGQLAKRYAGNLSWQDEPHGSD, from the coding sequence GTGATCCGCGGCCACTCCGCATGGGCTGCCTGGCGGTCCAATGCGACCCATGACCTGACCCCCGAGATCATGGGGCTGCATGGCTTTGCCCGGATCGTGGCCGAGGCGCCGCAGGATCCGCTGGCCTTGATAGGCCGCGCGGTGAACACGCTGGACCTCGATGAAGCGGCGCTGGCCAGCTACTTTCACCAGCTGCTCCTTACGCTTGGCGGCTGGGCGCAATATGCGCGGTACAAGCTCTGGCAGGCGGAACTGCGGGGCGACACCGATATGACCCTGGCCGATCTGCTGGCCATCCGCTTGCTGTGGGAAGAATCGCTCTATCTCCAGCACCAGACTGCGATCACCCATCAATGGGCCGCCGTCCGCGCCGACCATGGAAGCGAAGCTCTGGCCGATGCCGACGATCTGGTTGACGAGATCCTCCAGGAAGCAACCGAGCGGGCATCGCAGCGCGAACTGGCCGAAAGCCTGGCGATGACCGGATCGCAACAACGCCAGGACCAACCGGCATTGCAGGCCGCATTTTGCATCGACGTGCGTTCGGAAGTGTACCGGCGTGCACTCGAAAGTGTCGATTCGGCCATCCAGACCATCGGCTTCGCAGGGTTCTTCGGAGTGGCGACCGAACATCGCGGCTTTGCTTCCGATACTGCCGAGCACCGCTTGCCGGTTCTGCTCAATCCCGCGCTTCAGTCTGTGTCTGGCGACGAGCGGCACGCAGCGCAGGACCAGACCACCCGCTTCGCCCTGCGCGCGAAGCGGGCCTGGGGCCGCTTCAAGCTTGCCGCCGTATCCTCGTTCGCGTTCGTGGAAGCGACCGGGCCGCTCTATGCCGTCAAGCTGCTGCGAGATGCGCTGGGGTTGCACGGAACAAAGGCTCCGAACGAGCCAATGCCGCGCCTTGTCCCGGACCTCACGCCTGACGCACGGATCAGCGCGGCCGAGACGATCCTCAAGGCGATGTCGCTAACCGCCCGCTTCGCACCGATCGTGCTGATCGCGGGACACGGTGCCAATGTAACCAACAACCCGCATGCGAGCGGTCTCAACTGCGGCGCCTGCGGGGGTTACTCAGGCGAAGTGAATGCCCGGCTTCTGGCCGGCTTGCTTAACGATCGCGCCGTGCGCGCCGGACTGGCCGAGCGCGGGATCCACATCCCGCAGGGCACGGCCTTTATCGCTGCCTTGCATGATACCACTACCGACCGCGTGACGCTTTACGACGGTGACCTTAGCGAGGCAGCACCGGCCGGCCTTAACCAGGTGCGCACCTGGCTGGACAACGCCAGCGCCCTGGCCCGCGCCGAGCGCGCGGCGCGCCTGCCGCATGCCGATGGCCAGGCTGATATCGCTCGCCGCGCCCGGGACTGGGCCGAAGTGCGCCCCGAATGGGGCCTGGCCGGTTGCAAGGCTTTCATCGCCGCGCCGCGCGCCCGCACCCACGGCTGCGCGCTGGATGGCAGAGCCTTCCTTCACGATTATGACTGGCGCAAGGATGCAACAAATGGCTTCGCCGTCCTCGAACTGATCCTGACCGCGCCAGTCGTCGTCGCCAGCTGGATCAGCCTGCAATACTACGGCTCGACTGTTGCGCCGGCGGCCTTTGGGGCAGGAAACAAGCTGCTGCACAACGTTGTTGGCGGGATCGGCGTCCTTGAAGGAAATGGCGGCAACATGCGCGCCGGCCTGGCATGGCAATCGGTTCACGATGGCGAGAAGCTGATGCACGAGCCATTGCGGCTATCGGTCTGCCTTGAAGCCCCCGTCGAAGCGGTCACGGCGGTCCTCGAAAAGCATCCGCAGGTGCGGGCGCTGTTCGACAACCGCTGGCTGCACCTGTTTGTCATCGCCGACAACGGACAGCTGGCAAAGCGTTATGCTGGCAATCTGAGCTGGCAGGACGAGCCGCATGGATCGGATTAG
- a CDS encoding helix-turn-helix domain-containing protein, translated as MAIAGRIDPNPAPETAPGERAQRRNLRLEVTGELNGSQANVTVHNISESGLLMETAQPLAVGEWFNLTLPEAGTVEAEVIWVSGQLHGCRFSAPVNRATLSASQLRGVVAPAAPEPERPVAPAPAGPTLGRRLAAARHARGMTLGQVASTLGVSRPTVWAWEQDRARPAPHRLGLLAACLGVEETALTGTEPNNQVTQLVEEARVKIAAAAGTLPTRVRILIEL; from the coding sequence ATGGCTATTGCAGGACGGATCGACCCTAACCCCGCCCCCGAGACCGCCCCTGGCGAGCGCGCCCAGCGCCGTAACCTGCGGCTGGAAGTGACGGGAGAACTCAACGGCTCCCAGGCCAATGTAACGGTGCACAATATCTCCGAAAGCGGCCTGCTGATGGAAACCGCACAGCCGCTGGCGGTAGGCGAATGGTTCAACCTGACCCTGCCCGAGGCGGGGACCGTTGAAGCCGAAGTGATCTGGGTCAGCGGTCAACTCCACGGTTGCCGCTTTAGCGCGCCGGTCAACCGCGCCACGCTGAGCGCCAGTCAGCTGCGCGGGGTCGTAGCGCCAGCTGCGCCCGAGCCAGAGAGGCCGGTTGCCCCCGCCCCGGCCGGCCCGACCCTGGGCCGGCGCCTGGCCGCAGCGCGCCACGCCCGCGGCATGACTCTGGGCCAGGTGGCAAGCACTTTGGGCGTGAGTCGCCCGACCGTCTGGGCCTGGGAGCAGGACCGCGCGCGCCCTGCCCCGCATCGTCTGGGCCTGCTGGCCGCCTGCCTGGGCGTGGAGGAAACCGCGCTGACCGGTACCGAGCCTAACAACCAGGTTACTCAATTGGTCGAAGAGGCGCGCGTGAAGATCGCGGCGGCAGCCGGAACCCTGCCAACCCGGGTGCGGATCCTGATCGAACTTTGA
- a CDS encoding sensor domain-containing diguanylate cyclase: MGVHFVPRGDGVLLRLWAGVSSEIALACDRQGQITELCGALPGDPIGRPLWDLAVPRQRERLRQAYAAALAQDRRSDWIELALRGSNGAREWHELRIDPVTFGPDHSLGAICVLRSITERRRLEREAFAAAMTDPLTGFTNRTAFMAMLAHLAEQDVPGALALVDLDRFRVFNLRYGHAAGDRLLVSFAGLLRQVTRPDHILSRTDGETFAVIMPGADLSEARTTAGAITSALANVASGAQRGELPFTASIGLALLGPDNDASLRCAELAVTDAKARGRARIGLCPSRLRLPWTWRQTLREQATAA; encoded by the coding sequence ATGGGGGTACACTTCGTGCCGCGCGGCGATGGCGTGCTGTTGCGGCTATGGGCCGGGGTCAGCAGCGAGATCGCGCTGGCCTGCGATCGGCAAGGACAAATCACCGAACTGTGCGGGGCTTTGCCGGGCGATCCAATTGGGCGACCGTTGTGGGATCTGGCGGTGCCGCGCCAGCGCGAGCGATTGCGCCAGGCCTATGCCGCTGCACTTGCCCAAGACCGCCGCTCTGACTGGATCGAACTGGCCCTGCGCGGATCCAATGGTGCGCGCGAGTGGCATGAGCTGCGGATCGATCCGGTCACGTTCGGCCCGGACCACAGCCTAGGCGCTATCTGCGTACTGCGTTCGATCACCGAACGGCGGCGGCTGGAGCGCGAGGCCTTTGCCGCAGCGATGACCGACCCGCTGACCGGCTTTACCAACCGCACCGCATTTATGGCGATGCTGGCGCATCTGGCTGAGCAGGATGTGCCGGGTGCCCTGGCGCTGGTGGATCTTGACCGCTTCCGAGTCTTCAACCTGCGCTACGGCCATGCGGCGGGCGATCGGCTTCTGGTTAGCTTTGCCGGACTGCTGCGGCAGGTGACGCGGCCCGATCACATCCTTTCGCGCACCGATGGCGAGACCTTTGCTGTGATAATGCCGGGGGCAGATCTGTCTGAAGCGCGCACGACCGCGGGCGCAATTACCAGCGCCCTCGCGAATGTCGCCAGCGGCGCGCAGCGGGGCGAGCTGCCCTTCACCGCTTCGATCGGCTTGGCCCTGCTCGGCCCCGACAACGACGCCAGCCTGCGCTGTGCCGAGCTCGCCGTGACCGATGCCAAGGCGCGCGGCCGGGCGCGGATCGGCTTGTGCCCTTCCCGCTTGCGCTTGCCCTGGACCTGGCGGCAGACCCTGCGCGAACAGGCGACGGCGGCTTAG
- a CDS encoding MBL fold metallo-hydrolase: protein MTLSLTVHGAAQTVTGSCHELRSGKSRILLDCGLFQGSRSLEALNHEPLPFDVHGLDAVVLSHAHIDHSGQLPRLSAAGYKGPIWCTEETAELLQFMLADAGRIQEYEAERRNRRRDRAGDDPFKPIYTEADAIAAARLARVVKLGEWIEPAPGFRCRLWNAGHILGSASIEVEAEGTRLLYSGDIGPDNKAFHPDPAAPAGFDHVICESTYGDRTRTKVSIAERRQLLEAEILAARARGGNLVIPSFALERTQELLLDIATLSSAGRIGNAMVFVDSPLANKATTAFRKYVDQLEDTGGRDVFGHPSIRYVNDVAESMKLNTMSGAIIMAASGMCEAGRIRHHLFYNLPRRDSTILFVGFQAEGSLGRVILEGAKRVRISGRDVQVRAQVREIVSYSAHADQTELLAWIAERGPIAGSLLLDHGEKGAIEELRRLAESQALAPSLIVPEIGETWELPPGQPARRTKTGRTDLRPALGRDWQNDYADLATSLKRRLAAIRDAEARQKAIAQMRAVLDSYGAYREHKKGKHH, encoded by the coding sequence ATGACTCTCTCGCTCACCGTTCACGGCGCCGCCCAGACGGTCACGGGTTCGTGCCACGAGCTGCGAAGCGGCAAATCCCGCATCCTCCTCGATTGCGGGCTGTTCCAGGGATCGCGCTCGCTCGAGGCGCTCAACCACGAACCCCTGCCGTTCGATGTCCACGGCCTGGATGCAGTGGTGTTGAGCCACGCCCATATCGACCACAGCGGCCAGCTGCCGCGGCTCAGCGCCGCTGGCTATAAAGGGCCGATCTGGTGCACCGAAGAAACGGCCGAACTGCTTCAGTTCATGCTCGCCGATGCGGGCCGCATCCAGGAATACGAAGCCGAACGCCGCAATCGCCGCCGCGACCGGGCGGGCGATGATCCGTTCAAGCCGATCTATACCGAAGCCGATGCCATTGCCGCCGCCCGGTTGGCGCGGGTGGTGAAGCTGGGGGAATGGATCGAACCCGCCCCCGGGTTTCGCTGCCGGCTGTGGAACGCGGGCCATATCCTGGGGTCGGCCTCGATCGAGGTTGAGGCAGAGGGCACCCGGCTGCTCTATTCGGGCGATATCGGTCCAGACAACAAGGCCTTCCATCCAGACCCCGCTGCGCCCGCCGGGTTCGATCACGTGATCTGCGAAAGCACCTATGGCGATCGCACGCGCACCAAGGTCAGCATTGCCGAGCGGCGGCAACTGCTGGAGGCGGAGATCCTTGCCGCCCGGGCGCGCGGCGGCAACCTGGTGATCCCGTCCTTCGCGCTTGAGCGGACCCAGGAGCTGTTGCTCGATATCGCCACGCTATCCAGCGCCGGGCGGATCGGCAATGCGATGGTCTTCGTCGATAGTCCGCTGGCTAACAAGGCAACCACCGCCTTCCGCAAATATGTCGACCAGCTGGAGGATACCGGCGGGCGCGATGTCTTCGGCCACCCATCAATCCGCTATGTTAATGACGTGGCGGAATCCATGAAGCTCAACACCATGTCAGGCGCGATCATCATGGCCGCATCGGGCATGTGCGAGGCGGGCCGGATCCGCCACCACCTGTTCTACAACCTGCCGCGCCGCGATTCGACGATCCTGTTTGTCGGCTTCCAGGCTGAAGGATCGCTCGGCCGGGTAATCCTGGAAGGGGCCAAGCGGGTGCGGATATCGGGCCGCGACGTGCAGGTTCGGGCCCAGGTGCGCGAGATTGTCAGCTATTCCGCCCATGCCGACCAGACCGAATTGCTGGCCTGGATTGCCGAACGCGGGCCGATTGCGGGCAGCCTGCTGCTCGATCACGGTGAGAAAGGTGCAATTGAAGAGCTGCGGCGGCTGGCTGAAAGCCAGGCGCTGGCGCCATCACTGATCGTGCCAGAGATCGGCGAAACCTGGGAACTACCGCCCGGCCAACCGGCACGGCGGACGAAGACTGGCCGCACCGACCTCCGCCCCGCTCTGGGCCGCGACTGGCAGAACGACTATGCCGACCTTGCCACCAGCCTCAAGCGGCGGCTCGCGGCGATCCGCGATGCCGAGGCGCGGCAGAAGGCGATCGCTCAGATGCGGGCGGTGCTGGATAGCTATGGCGCCTATCGCGAGCACAAAAAGGGCAAGCACCACTAA
- a CDS encoding glutathione S-transferase family protein, protein MPILYDYPRAPSPRRARILLAEKGIAHETKIVDLAAGEHQSQAYRAVNPGLTVPALVLEDGTVLTDNAGIAAWAEAFKPDPPLLGTTPVDKAEIASWNSKAEGECLMAIAEAMRNTAPAMKDRALPGPVNYAQIPELAERGKARLLHFLDKLDAHLADRDYLAASGFSIADITCGVAVDFSRVLRIDPGEGRPNVAAWRARLAARPSWSL, encoded by the coding sequence ATGCCGATTCTCTATGACTATCCCCGCGCCCCCAGTCCGCGCCGGGCCCGGATCCTGCTCGCCGAAAAGGGCATCGCGCATGAGACGAAGATCGTCGACCTGGCCGCGGGTGAGCACCAGTCCCAAGCCTACCGTGCGGTCAATCCGGGGCTGACCGTTCCGGCGCTGGTGCTGGAAGATGGGACCGTGCTGACCGACAACGCCGGGATCGCCGCCTGGGCTGAGGCTTTCAAGCCCGACCCGCCGCTGCTTGGCACCACGCCAGTCGACAAGGCCGAGATCGCCAGCTGGAACTCCAAGGCCGAGGGTGAGTGCCTGATGGCCATTGCCGAAGCCATGCGCAACACCGCCCCGGCGATGAAGGACCGCGCGCTGCCTGGTCCGGTCAATTATGCCCAGATCCCCGAACTGGCCGAACGCGGCAAGGCGCGGCTGCTGCACTTCCTGGACAAGCTCGATGCCCACCTGGCAGATCGCGATTATCTGGCCGCCAGCGGGTTCTCGATTGCCGACATCACCTGCGGCGTCGCGGTCGACTTTTCGCGGGTGCTGCGGATCGATCCGGGTGAGGGGCGGCCCAACGTCGCCGCCTGGCGCGCCCGGCTCGCCGCGCGGCCTAGCTGGAGCCTGTAG
- a CDS encoding energy transducer TonB, whose amino-acid sequence MTYVDTINSNRRLGTLAMVGAIHVAAGYALVTGLAATIIPKIEPEIKTIFLPEPATPKPTPTVTPHGRPDTTTLVTPPPPDTRNPFDQPGPIELPPIGTGDRGLGIDEVTFPGPTPSPGPTFATKPARPKGNPGLWVTTNDYPQSAIRSEAEGVVKFRLSVGTNGKVIGCEVTGSSGTEALDQAACDKLMLRGKFEPASDSTGALVAGSYTGAVRWQLPRD is encoded by the coding sequence ATGACCTATGTCGATACCATCAATTCCAACCGCCGCCTGGGCACGCTGGCGATGGTCGGGGCAATTCATGTTGCCGCCGGTTATGCCCTGGTGACGGGGTTGGCCGCGACGATCATTCCCAAGATCGAACCGGAGATCAAAACGATCTTCCTGCCCGAGCCAGCGACGCCCAAACCGACTCCGACCGTCACCCCGCACGGCAGGCCGGACACGACCACGCTGGTAACGCCCCCGCCGCCCGACACGCGCAATCCCTTCGACCAGCCCGGGCCGATCGAACTTCCCCCGATCGGCACCGGCGACCGCGGCTTGGGAATCGATGAGGTCACCTTCCCCGGCCCCACCCCCTCGCCCGGCCCCACCTTCGCGACCAAGCCGGCGCGGCCCAAGGGCAATCCGGGCCTGTGGGTCACCACCAATGACTATCCGCAGAGCGCGATCCGGAGCGAGGCCGAAGGGGTCGTGAAGTTCCGACTGAGCGTCGGCACCAACGGCAAGGTCATCGGCTGCGAAGTGACCGGCTCCAGCGGTACCGAGGCGCTCGATCAGGCGGCCTGCGACAAGCTGATGCTGCGCGGCAAATTCGAACCTGCCAGCGACAGCACTGGCGCACTGGTGGCGGGCAGCTACACGGGCGCGGTACGCTGGCAGTTGCCTAGGGATTAG
- a CDS encoding methyltransferase domain-containing protein has protein sequence MLISKEYRAMNADLHAGGSYGHSGQKWAEAVTDLVARYRATSVLDYGCGQGTLAKAVDFPICEFDPAIVGKDRPPLPVDLVVCTDVLEHIEPDCLDDVLDHLYSLSRLACFVVVSTRPARKILADGRNAHLIIEDDHFWRRRIEELFAIREWTSLNQEFAALLEPLRGLPAIKGRTRRAWRRRLSAP, from the coding sequence ATGCTGATTTCTAAGGAATACAGGGCGATGAACGCCGACCTCCACGCCGGGGGAAGTTATGGCCACAGTGGCCAGAAATGGGCCGAAGCGGTGACTGATTTGGTTGCGCGCTATAGGGCGACTTCGGTGTTGGACTATGGCTGTGGCCAAGGCACGCTAGCCAAGGCGGTCGATTTCCCGATTTGCGAATTCGATCCCGCCATCGTCGGCAAGGACCGCCCGCCGCTACCAGTTGATTTGGTAGTATGCACGGACGTGCTTGAGCATATTGAACCGGACTGTCTCGATGATGTCCTCGACCATCTTTACAGTCTGTCGCGACTGGCTTGCTTCGTGGTTGTTTCAACCCGCCCCGCTCGCAAGATATTGGCAGATGGTCGGAACGCGCACCTAATCATCGAGGATGACCATTTCTGGCGAAGGCGGATCGAAGAGCTGTTCGCGATTCGCGAATGGACTTCGCTCAACCAAGAGTTTGCGGCGCTGCTTGAGCCCTTGCGTGGACTGCCAGCAATAAAGGGCCGAACCCGCAGGGCCTGGCGCCGCCGCCTTAGCGCCCCTTGA